A genome region from Bacteroidota bacterium includes the following:
- the thiC gene encoding phosphomethylpyrimidine synthase ThiC, whose translation MKKEQTTPSQETISTKPFPNSKKVFVKGELHNVNVAMREISLSDTSSNGKTISKNFPVTVYDTSGPYTDPEISIDIHKGLPRLREEWIMKRGDVEQLKNVSSHYGKERLNDEQLNHLRFQHIKNPLRAKAGANVSQLYYAKRGIITAEMEYISIRENQEIDKMNSIGHQHAGQSFGANTPKKFITPEFVRSEVAAGRAIIPNNINHPESEPMIIGRNFLVKINANIGNSAVTSSIEEEVEKAVWACRWGADTIMDLSTGKNIHETREWILRNSPVPIGTVPIYQALEKVNGKAEDLTWEIYRDTLIEQAEQGVDYFTIHAGVLLRYVPLTAKRVTGIVSRGGSVMAKWCLAHHKENFLYTHFEEICEIMKAYDVAFSLGDGLRPGSIADANDAAQFAELETLGELTKIAWKHDVQTMIEGPGHVPMHLVKINMEKQLKECHEAPFYTLGPLTTDIAPGYDHITSGIGAAMIGWFGCAMLCYVTPKEHLGLPDKKDVKDGVITYKIAAHAADLAKGHPGAQVRDNALSKARFEFRWEDQFNLSLDPDTAKEFHDETLPADGAKVAHFCSMCGPHFCSMKITEDVRAYAEQEGFSETQALEKGMEEKANEFVHAGNEIYS comes from the coding sequence ATGAAAAAAGAACAAACAACGCCATCACAGGAAACCATCAGCACAAAACCTTTTCCGAATTCAAAAAAAGTTTTTGTGAAAGGAGAATTGCACAACGTGAATGTTGCCATGCGCGAAATTTCACTTTCTGATACGAGTTCCAACGGAAAAACCATTAGTAAAAATTTTCCCGTCACTGTTTACGATACCAGCGGCCCTTACACCGATCCGGAAATTTCCATTGACATTCATAAAGGACTTCCACGATTGCGGGAAGAATGGATCATGAAACGCGGCGATGTGGAGCAATTGAAAAATGTAAGCTCTCACTACGGAAAAGAAAGATTGAATGATGAGCAACTCAATCATCTCCGTTTTCAGCATATCAAAAATCCGCTGCGCGCAAAAGCGGGCGCGAATGTGAGCCAATTGTATTATGCGAAAAGAGGAATCATCACCGCCGAGATGGAATACATTTCCATTCGGGAAAATCAGGAGATCGATAAAATGAATTCCATTGGTCACCAGCATGCCGGGCAAAGTTTTGGAGCCAACACACCGAAAAAATTTATTACACCGGAATTTGTGCGGAGTGAAGTTGCCGCAGGCCGCGCCATCATTCCGAACAATATCAATCACCCTGAAAGTGAACCGATGATCATCGGCAGAAATTTTTTAGTGAAGATAAATGCCAACATCGGAAATTCTGCGGTCACTTCTTCCATTGAAGAGGAAGTGGAAAAAGCAGTGTGGGCCTGCCGATGGGGCGCCGATACGATTATGGATCTTTCGACCGGAAAAAATATTCATGAAACACGCGAATGGATTTTGCGCAATTCTCCTGTGCCGATTGGAACTGTTCCTATTTACCAGGCGCTGGAAAAAGTGAACGGCAAAGCGGAAGATCTCACGTGGGAAATTTATCGCGACACGCTCATCGAACAGGCAGAGCAGGGTGTAGATTATTTCACGATCCACGCCGGCGTTCTTTTGCGCTACGTTCCGCTCACTGCAAAACGTGTTACCGGAATTGTTTCGCGCGGTGGATCTGTCATGGCGAAATGGTGTCTCGCTCATCACAAAGAAAATTTTCTCTACACACATTTCGAAGAGATCTGTGAAATAATGAAAGCATACGACGTTGCATTTTCACTCGGCGATGGATTGCGTCCCGGCTCCATTGCTGATGCGAATGATGCAGCGCAATTCGCAGAACTGGAAACACTCGGTGAACTGACGAAGATCGCGTGGAAGCATGATGTGCAGACGATGATAGAAGGCCCCGGCCACGTTCCGATGCATCTCGTGAAGATCAATATGGAAAAACAATTGAAGGAATGTCATGAAGCTCCGTTCTACACACTCGGCCCATTGACAACTGATATTGCTCCGGGTTACGATCACATCACTTCCGGAATTGGTGCGGCCATGATCGGGTGGTTCGGTTGTGCAATGTTGTGTTACGTTACACCGAAAGAACATCTCGGTCTTCCTGATAAAAAAGATGTGAAGGACGGAGTGATCACTTACAAGATCGCGGCGCATGCGGCCGATCTCGCGAAGGGGCACCCGGGCGCGCAGGTGCGCGACAATGCGCTGAGCAAAGCGCGTTTTGAATTCCGATGGGAAGATCAATTCAATCTTTCGCTCGATCCGGATACGGCAAAAGAATTTCATGATGAAACGTTACCTGCCGATGGAGCGAAGGTGGCGCATTTCTGTTCCATGTGCGGCCCGCATTTCTGTTCTATGAAAATCACCGAGGATGTGCGCGCGTATGCAGAGCAGGAAGGATTCAGCGAAACACAGGCGCTTGAAAAAGGAATGGAAGAAAAAGCGAATGAATTTGTCCATGCAGGAAATGAGATCTATTCATAA
- a CDS encoding thiamine phosphate synthase, producing MKLIVISPPGSFPNEADHINALLDEGLKIFHLRKPDHSSSSMEKIISKIKTRHLGKISIHSHHEKANDWGISRLHFPEKMRMETTAGELKKTSTKKLSTSVHGEKWSVGNEFRYVFYGPVFESISKKGYGPEPGEEILLTENKVRGTKIFAIGGINEKNISRIQEMGFDGAALLGAIWNSKEPLTSFKKISNAIQHLQPANVEH from the coding sequence ATGAAACTGATCGTCATATCTCCACCGGGTTCTTTTCCCAATGAAGCAGATCATATCAACGCTTTGCTCGATGAAGGATTGAAAATATTTCATTTGAGAAAACCGGATCATTCATCTTCTTCGATGGAAAAAATCATTTCAAAAATAAAAACGAGGCATCTCGGAAAAATTTCCATTCACAGTCATCACGAAAAGGCAAATGACTGGGGAATATCGCGATTGCATTTCCCGGAAAAAATGAGAATGGAAACAACCGCCGGCGAATTGAAAAAAACTTCAACAAAAAAACTTTCCACCTCCGTTCACGGGGAAAAGTGGAGCGTAGGGAATGAATTCAGGTACGTATTCTACGGACCAGTCTTCGAAAGCATTTCAAAAAAAGGATACGGACCGGAGCCTGGAGAAGAAATTCTATTGACTGAAAATAAAGTTCGCGGCACAAAAATATTCGCCATTGGAGGGATCAATGAAAAGAATATTTCCAGAATTCAGGAAATGGGTTTTGATGGAGCTGCGCTGCTCGGTGCGATCTGGAATTCGAAAGAACCGCTCACGAGTTTCAAAAAGATATCAAACGCCATTCAGCATCTTCAACCAGCAAACGTTGAACATTAA
- a CDS encoding hydroxymethylpyrimidine/phosphomethylpyrimidine kinase, with protein MNKNRPYVLSVAGFDPSGGAGILADIKTLEQHHVYGIAVITGITLQAEEKFHWVKWENVEEVAGAIEVLMNVYKVDVVKTGIVPSLEFLSEIISCVKKNNPSAKIIVDPVIRSSTGFDLLGKHNWNELKKILENIFLLTPNADEAMKLTGDALPEEAAKKLSAYCHVLLKGGHHRDKPGTDQLFTGGSCIEIQPFRNNIFSKHGSGCVLSSAIAAEIASGRGLETACTRAKKYTEEFLFSNSSLLGYHHV; from the coding sequence TTGAACAAAAATCGTCCATACGTTTTATCAGTCGCAGGATTCGATCCGAGTGGCGGCGCAGGAATTCTTGCTGACATAAAAACGCTGGAGCAGCATCACGTTTACGGGATTGCTGTGATCACCGGGATAACTTTGCAGGCGGAGGAGAAGTTTCATTGGGTGAAATGGGAAAATGTGGAAGAGGTGGCTGGCGCAATAGAAGTGCTGATGAATGTTTACAAAGTTGATGTGGTCAAAACAGGAATCGTTCCCTCTCTGGAATTTCTTTCGGAAATAATTTCCTGCGTGAAAAAAAATAATCCGTCGGCAAAGATCATTGTCGATCCTGTTATCCGTTCCAGTACCGGTTTCGATCTTCTCGGAAAACACAATTGGAATGAATTGAAAAAGATCCTGGAAAATATTTTTCTCCTTACGCCCAATGCCGATGAAGCGATGAAGCTCACCGGGGATGCATTGCCGGAAGAAGCGGCGAAAAAACTTTCCGCTTATTGCCACGTGTTGCTCAAGGGCGGGCATCACCGGGACAAGCCGGGAACGGATCAACTCTTTACAGGAGGAAGTTGTATTGAAATACAACCATTCCGGAATAATATTTTTTCCAAACACGGTTCGGGATGCGTCTTGTCTTCCGCCATTGCCGCAGAAATTGCTTCGGGGCGTGGCCTGGAAACGGCTTGCACCCGTGCAAAAAAATACACCGAAGAATTTCTGTTCAGCAACTCCTCCTTACTCGGGTACCACCATGTTTAG
- a CDS encoding thiamine phosphate synthase, with amino-acid sequence MFSRLQYISQGKTADGQSQNIQQALEAGCAWIQLRFKNASLQELFPLAEKVKRMCENYKAVFMVNDYVQVAKAVDAHGVHLGITDDSPVDARKILGDKKLIGGTANTMADVMKRVEEKCDYIGLGPYRFTTTKEKLSPVLGLEGFEKIMSELKQKNIFIPVYAIGGITEQDIDPIMKSGVYGVAVSGTITAHNEKRKLVGQLKNLLHGQS; translated from the coding sequence ATGTTTAGCCGCCTTCAATACATCTCGCAGGGAAAAACTGCTGACGGGCAATCGCAGAATATCCAACAGGCGCTGGAAGCAGGTTGTGCCTGGATACAACTGCGGTTTAAAAATGCTTCGTTGCAGGAATTATTTCCGCTTGCTGAAAAAGTGAAAAGAATGTGCGAAAATTACAAGGCAGTTTTCATGGTGAACGATTACGTGCAGGTCGCAAAAGCTGTAGATGCTCACGGCGTTCATCTCGGGATCACGGATGATTCTCCCGTTGACGCAAGAAAAATTCTCGGCGACAAAAAACTGATCGGCGGAACTGCGAATACTATGGCGGATGTGATGAAACGCGTTGAAGAAAAATGTGATTACATCGGTCTCGGCCCTTATCGTTTCACAACTACAAAAGAAAAACTGAGCCCGGTTCTCGGGCTGGAAGGATTTGAAAAAATAATGAGTGAACTGAAACAGAAGAATATTTTCATCCCGGTTTATGCGATTGGTGGAATTACGGAACAAGACATCGATCCCATTATGAAAAGCGGGGTTTACGGCGTGGCAGTTTCAGGAACGATAACCGCGCACAATGAAAAAAGAAAATTAGTCGGACAATTAAAAAATCTGCTGCATGGACAATCTTAA
- a CDS encoding thiazole synthase: MDNLKIAGKEFASRLFLGTGKFGSSSQMEKAVLASGTELVTVALKRVDLETETDELLSHLHHPHINLLPNTSGARNAKEAVFAAQLAREALETNWLKLEIHPDPKYLLPDAIETLKATEQLAKLGFIVLPYIHADPVLCKQLEDAGTSAVMPLGSPIGTNKGLKTIDFLEIIIEQSNVPVIIDAGIGAPSDAAKAMELGADAVLVNTAIAVAGDPAAMARAFKMAVASGRIAFHARTGKKSEQAVASSPLTSFLHE; the protein is encoded by the coding sequence ATGGACAATCTTAAAATTGCCGGAAAGGAATTTGCCTCACGATTATTTCTCGGCACCGGGAAATTCGGTTCTTCTTCTCAAATGGAAAAAGCAGTTCTTGCTTCAGGAACGGAGTTGGTTACGGTTGCATTGAAGCGTGTGGATCTCGAAACAGAAACGGACGAACTGTTGTCGCATCTTCATCATCCGCACATCAATTTACTTCCGAACACTTCGGGTGCGCGCAATGCGAAAGAAGCTGTTTTCGCTGCGCAGCTTGCAAGAGAAGCGCTCGAAACAAACTGGCTGAAACTCGAAATTCATCCCGATCCGAAATATCTTTTGCCGGATGCGATTGAAACGCTGAAGGCAACGGAACAATTGGCGAAACTCGGATTCATTGTGCTGCCTTACATTCATGCCGATCCTGTTTTGTGCAAACAACTGGAAGATGCGGGAACTTCTGCGGTGATGCCGCTTGGTTCTCCCATTGGAACGAACAAAGGATTGAAGACGATCGATTTCCTTGAAATTATCATTGAGCAAAGTAATGTTCCTGTTATTATTGATGCAGGAATCGGCGCTCCGTCGGATGCAGCAAAAGCAATGGAGCTTGGCGCTGATGCGGTGCTTGTGAATACGGCAATTGCTGTTGCAGGAGATCCTGCTGCGATGGCGAGAGCTTTTAAAATGGCAGTTGCTTCCGGGCGAATTGCATTTCACGCACGCACAGGAAAAAAATCGGAACAAGCCGTCGCTTCAAGCCCACTCACTTCCTTCCTGCATGAATAA
- the thiH gene encoding 2-iminoacetate synthase ThiH encodes MNNFIDIFDRYSWNEVKNSIYGKTVGDVEKAIASEKRSLEDFKALISPAAEMYLEELAGESHRLTQKRFGKTIQLYVPMYVSNECNNICTYCGFSFDNKLKRKTLSDEELIVEAGAIKKHGFNHILLVSGEADQMVNVNYFKNAIRLLRSRFANISIEFQPLETEEYSALHELGVYSVLVYQETYHREVYKTYHPKGKKSNFNYRLETPDRVGAAGIHKIGLGVLLGLEDWRTDAFFCALHLDYLRKKYWRSKLSVSFPRMRPAEGIIEPNVIVSDKELVQMMCAYRLFNEDLELSISTRESEKFRNNIIPLGITSMSAGSKTNPGGYAVEPGSLEQFEISDERSAEVIAARIKKSGYEPVWKDWDKVLA; translated from the coding sequence ATGAATAATTTCATTGACATATTCGATCGCTATAGCTGGAATGAAGTAAAGAATTCCATCTACGGAAAAACGGTGGGCGATGTGGAGAAAGCTATCGCATCTGAAAAAAGATCGTTGGAAGATTTCAAAGCGCTGATCTCTCCTGCTGCAGAAATGTACCTCGAAGAATTAGCAGGAGAAAGTCATCGCCTCACACAAAAACGTTTCGGGAAAACCATTCAGCTTTACGTGCCCATGTACGTGAGCAATGAGTGCAATAACATTTGTACGTATTGTGGTTTCAGTTTCGATAACAAACTGAAAAGAAAAACGCTGAGCGACGAAGAACTGATCGTGGAAGCAGGCGCAATAAAAAAACATGGGTTCAATCACATTCTTCTTGTTTCGGGTGAAGCCGATCAAATGGTGAACGTGAATTATTTTAAAAATGCGATCCGTCTTCTCCGCTCACGCTTCGCGAATATTTCCATTGAGTTTCAGCCGCTCGAAACGGAAGAATATTCTGCATTGCATGAGCTCGGTGTTTATTCTGTTCTTGTTTATCAGGAAACTTATCACCGTGAAGTTTACAAAACGTATCATCCCAAAGGGAAAAAATCGAATTTTAATTATCGCCTTGAAACTCCTGATCGTGTTGGTGCAGCAGGAATTCACAAAATAGGTTTGGGTGTTTTACTCGGCCTCGAAGACTGGAGGACCGATGCATTTTTCTGCGCTCTTCATCTCGATTATCTCCGGAAGAAATACTGGCGCTCGAAACTTTCTGTTTCATTTCCGCGCATGCGTCCCGCGGAAGGCATCATTGAACCGAATGTGATCGTGAGCGATAAAGAACTCGTGCAGATGATGTGCGCTTACCGTTTGTTCAATGAAGATCTCGAACTTTCGATCTCGACTCGCGAGTCGGAAAAATTCAGAAATAATATTATTCCACTTGGTATAACGAGCATGAGTGCGGGATCAAAAACAAATCCGGGAGGATATGCCGTGGAGCCGGGATCGCTCGAGCAATTCGAAATAAGTGATGAACGAAGTGCGGAAGTCATTGCGGCACGAATAAAAAAATCGGGATACGAACCGGTTTGGAAAGACTGGGACAAAGTTTTAGCATAA
- a CDS encoding HesA/MoeB/ThiF family protein yields MSNFTREELIRYSRQMMLPEIGMKGQEKIRMAKILVVGAGGLGCPALQYLCAAGTGTLGIIDFDKVELHNLHRQILFSVNDIGKSKAIVAAAKLKEMNPFPELKVFDEMLNEKNAERIISDFNLVIDASDNFLTRYLVNDTCAKLKIPLVYGSILRDEGQLAVFNYKNGKNLRDLFPEPPAPEDVPNCDENGVLGTLPAIVASLMTHEAMKIILGMEVLTDQIVIFDAKNFQLQKLNY; encoded by the coding sequence ATGAGCAATTTCACAAGGGAAGAACTGATCCGTTACAGCAGGCAGATGATGTTGCCGGAGATCGGAATGAAAGGGCAGGAGAAAATCCGTATGGCGAAAATTCTCGTCGTCGGCGCCGGCGGACTCGGTTGCCCGGCGTTGCAATATTTATGTGCGGCTGGAACCGGAACATTGGGAATAATTGATTTCGATAAAGTGGAATTGCACAATCTTCACCGGCAAATTCTTTTTTCTGTGAATGACATCGGGAAATCAAAAGCAATTGTTGCCGCAGCAAAGCTGAAAGAAATGAATCCTTTTCCTGAATTGAAAGTGTTTGATGAAATGCTGAATGAAAAAAATGCAGAAAGAATAATTTCAGATTTTAATCTCGTGATTGATGCTTCAGATAATTTTCTCACGCGCTATCTCGTAAATGACACGTGCGCGAAATTGAAAATCCCATTGGTGTATGGAAGTATCCTGCGCGACGAAGGACAGCTTGCTGTTTTCAATTATAAAAACGGGAAAAATCTCCGCGATCTTTTTCCGGAACCACCGGCCCCGGAAGATGTACCGAATTGCGATGAGAATGGAGTGCTCGGTACACTTCCTGCAATTGTGGCTTCACTGATGACGCATGAAGCGATGAAAATTATTCTGGGAATGGAAGTTCTCACCGATCAGATCGTGATTTTTGATGCAAAGAATTTTCAATTACAAAAGTTGAATTACTGA